The genomic window TGAGCAGATCAGATCATGTGTCCAACGCCAGCAGGCGGGGGCCATCGCAACGGCAGTTGCGGGTGGGCGAACTCATTCGCCATGTGCTCAGCGAATTGCTGGCGCGCGGTGACGTCCATGACCCGGTGCTGGAATCGACCATTGTCACCGTCACCGAGGTGCGCGCCTCCAACGATCTGCGCAATGCCAGTGTCGCCATCGAGCCCTTGGGCGGCGAGGGCGAACAGGAAGTGCTCGAAGCCCTCAGGCGCAACCGCAAATATCTGCGCGGTGAGCTTGGCAAGCGCATGACGACCAA from Candidatus Phaeomarinobacter ectocarpi includes these protein-coding regions:
- the rbfA gene encoding 30S ribosome-binding factor RbfA, which translates into the protein MSRSDHVSNASRRGPSQRQLRVGELIRHVLSELLARGDVHDPVLESTIVTVTEVRASNDLRNASVAIEPLGGEGEQEVLEALRRNRKYLRGELGKRMTTKFTPDLTFEIDKSFAEGARIDGILRSADVARDIEEDEK